CACGACTGCCTGCCGCCGGACGTCTCGGCCACCGAGTTCGTCGTCCACATGGCCCGCATGTCGGGGCTCCCGCCGGCCGCCGCCCGCGAGCGGACCGCCGACACGCTGCGCCACGTCGGCCTGTACGAGGAGCGCTACCGCCCCATGGGCGGCTACTCGACCGGCATGAAGCAGCGGGTGAAGCTCGCCCAGGCGCTGGTCCACGACCCGCAGCTTGTCCTCCTCGACGAGCCGACGAACGGCCTCGACCCGGTCGGCCGCGACGAGATGCTCGGCCTCATCCGCCGCGTGTGGACGGACTTCGGCATCTCCGTGCTGGTCACGTCGCACCTGCTGGGCGAGCTGGAACGGACCTGCGACCACGTCGTCGTCATCGACGGCGGCCGCCTCCTGCGCTCCAGCTCCACCAGCGACTTCACCCAGACCATGGCCACCGTCGCGGTCGAGGTCACCGGCTCCGACACGCACCCCGACGGCACGGCCGCCCTCCGCGCGGCGCTCACCGCCGCCGGAGTGGCCCTCCACGCGCGCGTGGAGGAGGGCTTGCCGGGCGCCGGCCACATCCTGCTGCTGGAGGCCACCGGCGAGGAGACGT
This genomic window from Streptomyces thermolilacinus SPC6 contains:
- a CDS encoding ABC transporter ATP-binding protein, yielding MIATESLSKRFPRVTALDRLSLDIGPGVTGLVGANGAGKSTMIKILLGLSPATEGHAKVLGLDVATDGPAIRERVGYMPEHDCLPPDVSATEFVVHMARMSGLPPAAARERTADTLRHVGLYEERYRPMGGYSTGMKQRVKLAQALVHDPQLVLLDEPTNGLDPVGRDEMLGLIRRVWTDFGISVLVTSHLLGELERTCDHVVVIDGGRLLRSSSTSDFTQTMATVAVEVTGSDTHPDGTAALRAALTAAGVALHARVEEGLPGAGHILLLEATGEETYDIVRDTVADLGLGLVRMEQRRHHIAEVFRPDAAADQPLEVRSR